The nucleotide sequence TGCGATAAAAAAGCTGAAGCTGTTCAACGAAGATAAGAAAAAGTATGAAGTCGTGACGGTAATAGAGTATCAGGGCCTGACCCTGTCATCTACCTGCCAGAAAAACGGCAAGATGAACTGTGATGCGTGGAAGGCAGTGCAAAAAAAGGTGGCTCGGCAGGAAACTGCCAATGTTGGTGTTGTTGGAAATCCGGCCGCCCGCTACTGCTTGGCACAAAATTCCTTGAATCGAATTTTGAAAGATCAGCAGGGCCGTGAGTACGATTACTGCGTGTTCCCGGATGGCTCAGCCATTGACTCTTGGAGCCTTTTTAACAAACACTTTGCAGAGAAGAAATAAGATATGCTCAAAGCACTTTCTTTGATTTTACTTTTTCTTGCGCCTCAGGCCTTCGCGGCATTCGGCATGGATCCGGTTCCTAGAGAACTTCTGAATGACAAGACTGGCGTCCTGGATGTTCCCAATATGCCTCGGGTGCGGTCACAGGATTCTTTGGGAGTTTGTTATTCCTTTGTTGCGGCTACTCTGCTGGATCAGGCTAACTGCGTGACTAACAATGTAGCAGATTGTTCGAAGGTTCCGGATTCTGAAAAAAACTCTCCGCTGGATATGGCTCGTTACAGTGTAGAGTTGCCCGATGAAGTCGACGGTTCGGACCGTTTTAACTATGAGGGCCTGAGCGAAGGCGGGTCTTCCGCACTTGCGATGTACAATGCCTTGAGAACCCAACAAACAGCCAGGGAATCCTGCGCCCCCTTTGATCAGGTGGCGGCCAAAGGTAAAACTCCTCAAGAGACTCAGCAGCTGGAACTGGCGATGTGGAAGAAATTTAAGGACAGCTATGAGGCCCACAAGAAGAAAGCCAAAGAGTGCGCGAACTGCGGCCTGGAATATGCCACCGCGAAAACCCAAGAGCTGAAAGAAAACTACAATCTGAAAGCCTCCAATCTGGAAATTCTGGAAGCCTTTTCTCAAGACACGTACGGAAAGTTCCTAGATCGCCTTTTGGTTCCGGATACGTGCTGGGATTTGAAGAATTCCGTTGGGAACAAGGGCGGTTGGAAGGTGAAGCAGTTCCCGGAAAGCGGTCAGAAGGCCGAATACAATTCTGCCATCGGCAAGATCAAGGAGCTATTGACCAAAAAGCGTCCGGTCAGTTTAGGTTTCTGTGCACAGGAAACGCTGACCGTGAAATCCATGAAGGCTTGTGGAGCCCTCAAGGACCCTGCGGGCAATGATGTTGGCGCGGGCCACGAGATCATTATCAAGGGCTACCGCAAGGTATGTAAGAGTGCTAATGACTGTTATGAAGCGCTGCAAATTCAGAACTCTTGGGGTGAATCTTGGCAAAGCTCCAATAGTGATGGCTGGGTGGATGCAAAAGTACTTTTAAATCGATCCTTCTATGAACCAGGAGCCATGACTTGGCTTGAGCCGAGTCAGTAAAAGAACTACTGGATAATAGAGTTCTTTAAGCCATTCAGCTCAATGGTTCCCAGATTTCCAGGCGACCCGTTTTCTCCATCACGGCCCGGTTTGCCGCTTTGACCGTCTTTTCCTTTTTGCGCAGGCTTACATACTTTCTGCTGATCCAAGGTACCAGGCGCTCCGCCTTTCCCGCCGGGTTTACCCGGGGCTCCGGCGCCACCAAGTCCGCCAGTGCCGGGCATCACGGAAACATTTAATGTAAAATAGGAGTCATCTTTGATTTGAACAAAGAGACTTCCACTATCGCCGCCTCGGACCCCAGCTTCTCCATCTTGTCCGTTGGCGCCGTTTTCTCCATCTTCACCGTTTGAGGGCTGATTGGTGCATCGGATGTTGATGACGCCGCAGCGCTGCTGGCCACTGAAACGGTCTTCCGTGCAGTCTTCATCGCCGTCCCATTCGCCGGGATCTCCGTCAAAACCATTACGTGCACTTGAGAGGCCTCGTGTATGTTCGATTTCTGTGCCGGAGCGTCCGTTCTTGCCTTTGGCACCTTGAAGGTTAATAATTAAGTACCCAGATGCCTTCTTAGCTCGAATTGAAATAGAACCGCCGGATTGCTGGGCACTTGACGTCCAGATATCATTCTGGTCGAAGTTCAATATTCTTGAGTTTCGGCCAACTAATATCTGATTGGCTTCAATCGACAACAAGTACCCGTTGGTCTTTAGGACGGAATCTTCGTTCAAATAAAGCCTTCCAATTTTTAGATTAAGATCCTTCTGCAAAGGATAAAGACCCGAGACCACAATATCTAGGGGTACTTCTATAAGTTTGGTCGCATTTAGAACAAGTACGCCAGCGCTGTTATAGGCAGTGATTGTAAATTTCAGTTTTTTGCCGCCCTCAGCGTCCAAAACAATTCCGGAATGCAAATTTGGAATATTGCTTTCCAAGGCAATGTAGACAACGAGCCCTTCGATAGTTGGATAGTGGATTGAAACAGAGTATTGATTCGCAGTCTTGCCCTCGTGAACTTCAAAATCAAAGTCCTCAAGTTTAATGGTCTGCTTCTTTAAGGCCTCTTGTTTAACGCGCTCAATTTCCGTTACGACTTCTTCGGCTGTAGTACTTTGTTTGGCGTCCTTTTTATCAGCTTTTTTAAAGGCACAGCCAACTCCATTTAAAAGAATGAAAGACAGGAAAGAAGAGGCAAAGAGTAGTTTACTTTGTTTCATAGTGTTCCCAAGTCAAAGATGCGTTGTTTGGCCACATTGGAGTTGATAGTTCCGACCTTCCCATTTATGCCATCTTTTCCGTCGACACCATTAGGCCCCTGGGCACCTTTTTGTCCAGCCTGGGGCTTTTGCGCGCAAGTCCCACGAACTTGTCCTGGGGCGCCGCCATTGCCACCTTCGTGGCCTTGGGCGCCAACCCCTCCTTTGCCGGCTTTTCCCGGCAAAGTGCCTATTTCCAGAGCGAATTGATCGTGCTGCAGCACTGTAACAAGAAGGTTCCCGGTGCTGCCGCCGTCTTGGCCGTTTTCAGCATTGGTTCCAGCAGCACCTGACTTGCCGTTTTGGCCATCGGATGCGGCCTGAACACATACTGTTTCTGCCGGACTGTCGGGAGTTTTTGGGATTCTTTTTGAAACTTCATCCGTTCCATTTGCCCCATCGAGCTGCGGATTGCGCTGGCGAATGATGCCTTTGCTTTTTTCCAACTCGTCACCGTTACGTCCATTGCGCCCGTTAAAGCCGATCATTGCCACACGCAAAGTACCGACTGCCTTGTGAGCATTGATGGTGATACTGGAGTTGAGAGCGTGGAAGTCGTCGGTGGCGTAGTTCTGGGCGCTTTGTGTTCGGATGTGTGCGTGATTTACAAATAGTTTTCCAGAATCAATGGGTCCTTCAAGTAAAAGTGATTTGACTGAAATGCTTAGCAAGTGTCCATTCGTCTGGATAAATGCACCCTCTAATATGTACATTCTGTTGGCTTCCATTTGCATGCCTTTACCTAGATATAGAGGTTTGTCGATGATTGTGTCGACCGGCGCTGTGGTGACGTGGGTATAAACCGAGATTGGTGCACCAAAAGAATCAATGGCTGTAAGCTCAATCTTCTGGGCTTGGCTATGTACTACAGTAATAGTGGCTGTATTGGACCCTGAGACAATTTCTTTAAATTCATTTACAATGATCTGAACCTTAGCCACCTCAGAGGGCCATGAGATGGCCATATTATAGAATCCCATTTCAGCTTCAGTAAAAGTCACCTGCACATTATCAGCGGTCAACTGCCCATTGAAAGCTTCTTTGGCGCGCTCAGTTTTGATTTGCTCAATGACGTCGGTTGGAGTTTCACCGGGTTTGGCTTTCGGGGCATTGTCCTTTTTAAAGGCACACCCAGGCCCATTGAGAAGCACAAACGCGAACAACCACAAAATTGTAAAGCCGGCTTTTTGGTGTTTCATAATCTGAAGTTATAACCTATTGGTGTGGGGACCTCTATATTCCAGCTCTGGGCGGGGAAATCTTATATCCGGGCTCTGAAAATGGCTAAAAGATAGACAAGTTTGGATAGACCAGATTAAAAAAATAAATCTCCCTTCAGGGAGATTTATTAGATCTTCCCCTGAACAAAGGCCCAAATTCTCCCTAAAGGGAGAATTTGATACCAATGCCTCAGACTTTAGGTAGAATCTCCCTAGGGGGAGATTATGGCCATCAAATCGATTAAAAGCACCAAGGACCTCTCTCTGCTATTGAAAGCGAGAAGAGAAGAACTGGGAATTTCTCAGGCCGAACTGGCTCAGCTCTGCAATCTTTCCGTGAACGGTATCAGCAAACTAGAAAGCAATAAAGACGGCAGCCGAGAAGTAAAACTTTCGACGCTTTTTAAGCTCGGAAAATTTTTAGGCTTTGAACTGGCTCTGAAGGTCGAAGAATGAAGTCACTTAATGTGTTTTTTCAAGACATCCTGGTGGGACGCCTTCTTCAAAGCGAAGATCTCACCTATTCGTTTTCGTACTCCCAGCAGTGGCTAGGTTATAAAAATAAGTTCTCGCTTAGTTTGGCGATGCCATTGCAGGCAGAGCCCTTTGGTAATCGCATCACTTTATCATTCTTTGAAAATTTATTACCTGAAGGAGGCGTTCGAGAGGCAATCGCCAGATCTCGTCAAACACAAGGTCCCTACGAGTTTTTAAAAGAATATGGAGAAGACTGCGCCGGAGCGGTGATTATCAGTGGTAAAGAAAAATCCCCATACAATCCGGCCTTAGAATCCAAGAATGTTCCGATTAATATGGAGAGAGTCTACGACGCTATTGAGAATCATCATTCTGTTGCGCACGTAATAGCCGAACTTGAACCTGGGTATCTTTCATTGGCCGGCGCTCAAGATAAATTTCCGGCGATATATGCCGACGGGATCTTTTTTTTGCCGGATAATGCTGGCCCCACGACCCATATCATCAAAGTTCCCATCAATCGCCAGGGCATTAAAGAGTCCGTTTTTAACGAGTACTATTGTATGCAGCTGGCAAGTCTTTGTGGTTTCAACATTCCGGTAAATCAGATTGTTTACAGCGGCAAGCATCCTCTTTTTGTGATCGAAAGATATGATCGGGAAAAAGACAGAAAGGGTGTAGTTCGTCGAATTCACCAACAGGATTTTTGTCAGGCTCAAGGCTTCACCAGCGAAAAAAAATACGAAAGTAAAGGCGGACCTTCTATTTTAGACAATTATAAATTGATCGTTGATAATGTGACAATCAAGGAGCGCCTTCGAAGTACTTATGCCTACCTAGACTGGATTTGCTTTAATCTGCTTATTGGGAATAATGATTCGCATTCAAAAAATATCTCCTTCTTGCTGAGGGATAATAGAATTGAACTTGCCCCCTTTTATGATCTGGTGTCGACTGCTCTCTATCCGAGTTTAAATCGTCAATTTTCTTTTAAAATTGGTGGTCGGGACGAGTATTCGCAGATTGGCAAAAATCAATTCGCCGAACTTGATCGAGAACTTGGTTTGAAGGTTGGTACTATGGCCGATCGAATGAAGCACACCTATCAAAATATCAATGCTCATAAAGACGATCTTGCGAAAAATATTACAGAGATGTTTAGCGAAGTGCGAATAGTAAGTCGAATCTCTGAGCTTATCGAGCATCGTGCCAAGGGCTTTTCCCAGCAAGGGGTTGAACTTTTATTTTCACCTATTAGTCCGTTTGCGGCGGGTTCTATTAAGAAATGAGCCCTTCTTAAATTTGGACGCCATGCCTCAACTTGACTAACTCCATGAGTCCCCATAAATTCGTCGGCCTATGAACAAAGAATTTATGTTAAGAGCCATCGAGCTTTCCAGAAACAACATGCGTGCCGGCGCAGGCGGTCCTTTTGGGGCAGTCATTGTTAAAGACGGCAAAATCATCGGTGAAGGTTGGAACAAAGTGACTTCCTCCAACGACCCGACCGCGCATGCTGAAGTTTCTGCTATCCGCGACGCTTGCTCCAAAATCAGTAATTTTGAACTGGCTGGTGCGGAAATCTATACAAGCTGCGAACCTTGTCCAATGTGCTTGTCTGCCATCTACTGGGCCCGCATTGAAAAGATTTATTACGGCAACACCCGTAAAGACGCCGCTGAAATCAACTTCGACGACGACTTCCTTTATCAGGAAATTCCAAAAGACCTCAAAGACCGCAAAGTACCCATGGTTCAATGCGCTCACACAGAAGCATTGGAAGTTTTCAAAGAGTGGGACAGTAAGACCGACAAGGTTCCGTACTAAAGCCCAGTAAATAGTTTTGGGACTGCAGTCCCATTCACAAGTCAGAGAGAATAAAGGAATGAAAGCACTTTCATTCCTTTTTCTTTTTTTGAGCGTTGTTGTCTCTTTGTCCTGCCAGCACAAGGAAAAACAAATCCCCCGCGATATCGCTTCTCTTCAAGCCAATGGCGGCATGGAAGGTATTTGGTTCTTGCAAGGAACTTCCTCCACCCGCGGGCCTTATAATGGTGAGCTGGAACTGCGCAAGGCATCCGATGGAACTTTTGATGTGGTTCGCGTGGTCACCTATATCAATTACTTCTTTGATGGTTTGAAAGTGCAGGAAGTTTGGACCGGAAAGGCCGTGGCCACGCATGATTCCCTGACGATTTCCTATGACCTCCGCCAGGGTGATTTCATCACAAAGCTTGGCAATCAAAAGCGAGATCCGTCGGACTTCGATGCTCCGATCACGGTGCTTTCTCGCTATGTGGTGACTCCGAATGGCCTTGCGACTCACTATGCAGATAAAAAAGTTTCTAACTACAACGAATGGATCACCACCCGTCGTGATCTTGAAGCGCAACCGTTGTGGGTGAATCAGCGCCAGACCATCAGTGCCCAGGGACCGAAAGTTCCTCTGGTGGTTCGTGGCGTGATCAATCTTTTCAAAAAAGACATTGGTTACGAAAAAGATCCTTTGGTGAAGTCCTACAAAAACCGCCCCGAGTATAAAAACGAAAATCCGTACATCGTTTTTGATCCCACGGACTTCCAGTTCTATCGCAACAACAAGGATGTGATTCGTGTCACCAACAAGATCGTCGATGACATCAGCATCACCGAAGCGGCGGTGAAACGAAATGCCTATGCTCCGACGTTAGAGGAAAAAGCCAACAGCTATGACAAAAACACCCGCGATTTCCATATCAATGAAGCCGGCATGGTCGCGCACGCCGTGCTGGACGAAAACGGAAGACTGTTGAACTATTCCTTTGATGGGGATGCCGCCCTGTGGACGGGAATGTATCTGGGCTCTCAGGCGATGCGCTATCTGAAAACCAAGGACAGCGAAGCCTTGGACAACGTGAAAAAGTCCCTGCGCGGTCTGATGACTTTGATGGAGATCACCAATGATCCGCAGCAATTCGCGCGCACGTTGGCGCTGTACAATCCCGCCCAGCCGGTTCCGGCCAAGTGGCATCGAGGTGAAGGCAAGTTCCAGCACTTGATCTGGCTTGAAGGCGGCAACAACGACATGATCAAAGGGATCACTCACGGCTTCTTGTGGGCCGGAATGGTGCTGCCACAAAGTGAAACCGAACTTTGGAAAGAGCTTCGTGCCAATTCCCGCAAGCTGATTGATCTGCAGGTTGTGAACGACAAATCCCAGAACCGTCCGGCGGCGTTGGGACTGGCAGCCTGGCTGACAAATGATGCCTCTTTCAAAGAGCAGTACATCAAGTATTATGACAAGATTAAAACCAAGGTGACTGGTTACAGCTTCGACACCACTTTCTACTGGCATGGATCTGCGGACTGGAGTGGGATCAATTTGGGGTTGGTGGGTGATATCACCGACATCACGCTGGCAGACCTGCTGGGTCAAAGTAAAATCCGCGATCAGTTGCGCGAGCGCCTGATGGATGCCTGGGTGACCTATTCCCCGGCGCAAAGACATTTGCAAACACTGGTGGCTTACGGCTTTGCTTATAAACACGGAACCCGTGGTGGGAACTTCCGATCTGAAAGCAGCGAAGCGCAGTTTAATGCTTCGTTGAACCAGGCCGCTTGGGGTCTTCGTGAAATCCCGTATCCGCGCCCGAATCTGGATGTGACGATCGATCATTCATTGCGCCCGGATTGGTGCATGTCTCCGATTCCAAGGTTGTTCTGGAAGTCCCTGAAAAAGCCGGAACCACCGGTCAGCTACTTCTATCAGGGTTTGTATAATTATCCGGTATTTGAGCTGCAGGCCTTCACCAGTAACTTTGTCTGGAAAGACGGGGCCTTCCTGTATCAGGATTCTCACCGAAAAGGTGTGGAAAACTCAGGGGTGGATTACCTGTATGGCTACTGGCTGGCTCGTTACATTGGCGCCACCAATATCAACTAGGTGCCTGTAAAAGATACCGTTGCTAATCATGGGGATATCTCTTAAAAAGGTCCCCATGAAAAAGAAAAACGGCCGTGATTCCAAAGAGCTTGCTGATTTCGCCTTGGGTGAAATTCAGACCCACTATCCAGAAACATATGCTCCAGAAGTTCTGGAGGCCTTTGACAACAAAAACCCGGGCAAGATCGCCTGGACAACTTTTGTGTGCACTGAATTCACGTCGTTGTGCCCTAAGACCCGTCAGCCGGATTTCGCAAAGATCTTTATCAACTACATCGCTGACAAGAAAATGGTCGAATCCAAATCCCTGAAACTGTATCTGTTCAGCTTCCGTAACCACGGGGACTTCCACGAAGACTGCGTGCAGACCATCTGTGATGATCTGGTGAAGTTGATGAAGCCCAAATACATCGAAGTTATCGGCGAGTTTACTCCGCGCGGGGGGATTGCGATTTACCCTTACGCGAACTATGCGGCGAAAGATAAGTTCTTCCAGGATCTTTATAAAAAGCGCATGAGCGAATACGCTCCGGGTAAGTACTCTATGGAGCTTTCAAAGCTCTACTAAGCACATACATCAATTTTGAATTCAAAAGGCTCTGTCAGGATTTTTGACAGGGCCTTTCTTTTTTTCGGACACGTGAGTTGCTAAGGCAAGAATTAGTGGGCTGCAGTAGTATGGCGTCGATAATAACTATTTTGTGGAGTCCAAGATGAAGAAATTTGCCCTTGTTTCGTTGATGATGTTTTTTGCGACCGCTTCCCAGGCTTCCGAGATGGGAACTTACACTCTTAACAAATCCCGCTCTTTGTTTAGTGGCGCTCAAGTGTTTCAATTGGAACTGTCCGAAGGCTTTCAAATGAGCTTTACCAGCAAGGAACTGGGTCATTGCAGTACCAGTAAAAAGCTGACGAACACCAACTATGTTTATGCTTTGGCAGAGGGCCCTGGCATGGCCGAAAATCTTTGGGGCACCGTTTTCTGCGATAACAAGCAGTGGTTCACGGTTTATCTGAAAGTCAAAGGCGGTTATTTGCCAGGGTCGGGCGAGACAGTTTCTGGTAACTTAAGAATTTCGGATTCTTCTTTTGATGAAGTTTTTGAAGCCAAAGTAGCAATTACGAAACACTAGATAAGTAACGCCCAGAAACACAAAAACCTGCTCGAAGGCAGGTTTAAGTGGCGGAGAAGGAGGGATTCGAACCCTCGGTACACTTTTGGTGTACGAGCATTTAGCAAACGCTTGGTTTCAGCCACTCACCCACCTCTCCGCGGTCGGTTTTCTCGACTGAGGATCCAAATTGCCATAGCCCAGCCCGTTAATCAAGGTCTTGCCTCGACTCTTTTTGTAAAATTATCAAGAATGCTTGATTTTTCCCTGGCCGCAGTCTATCTATACGTCTCTTTCTCAGTGCACTCGTAGCTCAGCTGGATAGAGTACTTGACTACGAATCAAGTGGTCAGAGGTTCGAATCCTCTCGAGTGCACCATTTTTTCCCTCTTTTTACTTCCCATGTTATAGCTAGCCAGTTTCAACTCGCCGAGTTACGTTTGAGCGATGAAAAGCACGTTTTATCTTAAAATCGGCATGATGGTTCTGGCTCTGGTGGGTGTCTTCTATGGCATGAAGGCCCTGGACGGCGGCGCTTTAGAAGACAAAGCCTCGGAC is from Bdellovibrio bacteriovorus str. Tiberius and encodes:
- a CDS encoding type II toxin-antitoxin system HipA family toxin; translation: MKSLNVFFQDILVGRLLQSEDLTYSFSYSQQWLGYKNKFSLSLAMPLQAEPFGNRITLSFFENLLPEGGVREAIARSRQTQGPYEFLKEYGEDCAGAVIISGKEKSPYNPALESKNVPINMERVYDAIENHHSVAHVIAELEPGYLSLAGAQDKFPAIYADGIFFLPDNAGPTTHIIKVPINRQGIKESVFNEYYCMQLASLCGFNIPVNQIVYSGKHPLFVIERYDREKDRKGVVRRIHQQDFCQAQGFTSEKKYESKGGPSILDNYKLIVDNVTIKERLRSTYAYLDWICFNLLIGNNDSHSKNISFLLRDNRIELAPFYDLVSTALYPSLNRQFSFKIGGRDEYSQIGKNQFAELDRELGLKVGTMADRMKHTYQNINAHKDDLAKNITEMFSEVRIVSRISELIEHRAKGFSQQGVELLFSPISPFAAGSIKK
- a CDS encoding DUF333 domain-containing protein, whose amino-acid sequence is MRQLLSLLISALVLFFSSATVASAIKKLKLFNEDKKKYEVVTVIEYQGLTLSSTCQKNGKMNCDAWKAVQKKVARQETANVGVVGNPAARYCLAQNSLNRILKDQQGREYDYCVFPDGSAIDSWSLFNKHFAEKK
- the queF gene encoding preQ(1) synthase; protein product: MKKKNGRDSKELADFALGEIQTHYPETYAPEVLEAFDNKNPGKIAWTTFVCTEFTSLCPKTRQPDFAKIFINYIADKKMVESKSLKLYLFSFRNHGDFHEDCVQTICDDLVKLMKPKYIEVIGEFTPRGGIAIYPYANYAAKDKFFQDLYKKRMSEYAPGKYSMELSKLY
- a CDS encoding nucleoside deaminase codes for the protein MNKEFMLRAIELSRNNMRAGAGGPFGAVIVKDGKIIGEGWNKVTSSNDPTAHAEVSAIRDACSKISNFELAGAEIYTSCEPCPMCLSAIYWARIEKIYYGNTRKDAAEINFDDDFLYQEIPKDLKDRKVPMVQCAHTEALEVFKEWDSKTDKVPY
- a CDS encoding helix-turn-helix domain-containing protein, which gives rise to MAIKSIKSTKDLSLLLKARREELGISQAELAQLCNLSVNGISKLESNKDGSREVKLSTLFKLGKFLGFELALKVEE